GGCGGGGTGCGAGCAGGGCGACCGACCCGGCGAACGCGACGCCGGTTCCAGCGGCCGCGGCGGCACTGATGAGGCGAATCGGGTCGGGGCTGACGATGAGTTCGAAGCCCGAGGGGTTGAAGCTCGCCACGAGGCCGAGACCGATGATGACGCTCGGCGACGGGAGATACTCACCGACCTTCGAGGATGCCGTCTTCGCGGCGATTGCCAGGATGACGAGGCCAGCGAAGCGGTGGAACACCTCGAAGTTGAGCAGCGTCTCGATGGTCTCGGCGACGGCCGCCTCTGCGACTGCCACCGGGATGAGGAGCGCGCCGAGCAGGAGAATCGACGTGAGCTGCTCGCGGCGCGTGCCGTCCATCTCCGCGAGGATGACCGCGACGGTCGCGGAACCACCGAAGATGAGCAGGCCCGTCTGGAGGATGCCCGTAATGGATGGGTCGCCTGCCGCCGTGGTCAACGCACCCGCGATGATGAGCGCGGGGAAGATGCCGTCGACGAGGGGCAGACCCATGACCGTCGCGAGCAGGCGCGTGGCACCACCGACCTGCTGCTCGAGACGAAGCGCGACTGGATGGCGTGAAACACTCATTCGATGTTACTGGCCTTCACCATGGCCTAAGCGGCGATATGGACGCAATTCGGACAAGGGAGTACGAAGGGAGTGTACCGAGTGTCCTTTTCGTCCAATATTGAACTCCC
The genomic region above belongs to Haloferax marinisediminis and contains:
- a CDS encoding DUF5794 domain-containing protein, translating into MGLPLVDGIFPALIIAGALTTAAGDPSITGILQTGLLIFGGSATVAVILAEMDGTRREQLTSILLLGALLIPVAVAEAAVAETIETLLNFEVFHRFAGLVILAIAAKTASSKVGEYLPSPSVIIGLGLVASFNPSGFELIVSPDPIRLISAAAAAGTGVAFAGSVALLAPRLRGSVDIDLFRFGSSVALGMLALDVLGLMPTKAPVALGVLGVTALFAFDPAGASEDASDFDDLTVTDGPEPDSAMGTGAVADGGDDIGAADAVDEESIAADADDGDDVFDESSQDADDASEPGYGYPGEEGSRAPWL